In the Engystomops pustulosus chromosome 2, aEngPut4.maternal, whole genome shotgun sequence genome, one interval contains:
- the MSANTD4 gene encoding myb/SANT-like DNA-binding domain-containing protein 4 isoform X2 gives MTLQPSMMKQLKRKRKSNFSVQETQTLLTEIKKRRDVIFSKQLNTTINEMKRKAWEEIAECVNALGEGEQRTGTEVKRRYLDWRSLIKRKSLNSELKIGNSGMHLPLSDLDSIIDDSDDKPSGLGNDNSLEWKSVPDVRDANESMTEIKVEEEEEPQSFEFEMEEDEMLSTVLPDSREENDLPEEFPRIEEFGTLSSIARIPYKDSHLLINLEKQKLEMERQRLSIEAERLQVEKERLQIERERLRHLDMEHERLQLEKERLQVEREKLRLQVMHAEKANLESDYVPAEKTVSQPLDIEAEKLKLEREHLQLEKERLQLLKFESEKLHIEKERLQVEKERLRIQREGHLQ, from the exons ATGACGTTACAGCCGTCTATGATGAAACAgttaaaaagaaagagaaaaagtaaTTTCAGTGTCCAAGAAACGCAGACGTTACTGACGGAAATCAAGAAGAGAAGAGACGTCATCTTCTCCAAGCAGCTCAACACCACCATCAACGAGATGAAGCGCAAAGCCTGGGAGGAAATCGCCGAATGCGTCAACGCGCTCGGGGAGGGCGAGCAGAGGACGGGGACCGAGGTGAAACGCAGATATCTGGACTGGAGGTCCCTCATCAAGAGGAAAAGTCTCAATTCAGAACTTAAGATTGGAAATTCTGGAATGCACCTCCCGTTATCCGATCTGGACTCTATCATTGATGACTCGGATGACAAGCCCAGCGGGTTAGGGAATGACAATAGTTTGGAGTGGAAAAGTGTACCGGATGTCCGCGACGCCAATGAGTCCATGACCGAAATCAAagtggaagaggaagaagaaccCCAGAGCTTTGAA TTTGAAATGGAAGAAGATGAAATGTTATCCACCGTTCTGCCCGACTCTAGAGAAGAAAACGACCTTCCCGAGGAGTTTCCCAGAATCGAAGAGTTCGGCACCTTAAGTTCTATAGCTCGAATCCCCTATAAAGATTCCCACCTCCTCATAAATCTAGAGAAGCAGAAGCTAGAGATGGAAAGACAACGGTTAAGCATCGAAGCCGAGAGATTACAAGTAGAGAAAGAGAGATTACAAATCGAAAGAGAGCGGTTGCGGCACCTAGACATGGAGCACGAGAGACTGCAGCTTGAGAAAGAGCGTTTGCAGGTTGAACGAGAGAAGCTCCGCCTACAAGTCATGCACGCTGAGAAGGCCAACCTGGAGAGTGATTATGTGCCGGCAGAGAAGACTGTATCGCAACCCTTGGACATAGAAGCTGAAAAGTTAAAACTGGAAAGGGAACATCTTCAGCTCGAAAAGGAGAGGCTACAGCTCCTAAAGTTCGAGTCGGAGAAGCTTCACATAGAGAAGGAACGTCTTCAAGTCGAGAAGGAACGTCTACGGATTCAAAGAGAAGGCCATCTACAATAA
- the MSANTD4 gene encoding myb/SANT-like DNA-binding domain-containing protein 4 isoform X1 produces the protein MTLQPSMMKQLKRKRKSNFSVQETQTLLTEIKKRRDVIFSKQLNTTINEMKRKAWEEIAECVNALGEGEQRTGTEVKRRYLDWRSLIKRKSLNSELKIGNSGMHLPLSDLDSIIDDSDDKPSGLGNDNSLEWKSVPDVRDANESMTEIKVEEEEEPQSFEGPSWKKRMSHPCFGIQFNSRQNRIVYNQTPSEEKFEMEEDEMLSTVLPDSREENDLPEEFPRIEEFGTLSSIARIPYKDSHLLINLEKQKLEMERQRLSIEAERLQVEKERLQIERERLRHLDMEHERLQLEKERLQVEREKLRLQVMHAEKANLESDYVPAEKTVSQPLDIEAEKLKLEREHLQLEKERLQLLKFESEKLHIEKERLQVEKERLRIQREGHLQ, from the exons ATGACGTTACAGCCGTCTATGATGAAACAgttaaaaagaaagagaaaaagtaaTTTCAGTGTCCAAGAAACGCAGACGTTACTGACGGAAATCAAGAAGAGAAGAGACGTCATCTTCTCCAAGCAGCTCAACACCACCATCAACGAGATGAAGCGCAAAGCCTGGGAGGAAATCGCCGAATGCGTCAACGCGCTCGGGGAGGGCGAGCAGAGGACGGGGACCGAGGTGAAACGCAGATATCTGGACTGGAGGTCCCTCATCAAGAGGAAAAGTCTCAATTCAGAACTTAAGATTGGAAATTCTGGAATGCACCTCCCGTTATCCGATCTGGACTCTATCATTGATGACTCGGATGACAAGCCCAGCGGGTTAGGGAATGACAATAGTTTGGAGTGGAAAAGTGTACCGGATGTCCGCGACGCCAATGAGTCCATGACCGAAATCAAagtggaagaggaagaagaaccCCAGAGCTTTGAA GGTCCTAGCTGGAAAAAGAGAATGTCACATCCTTGCTTTGGAATCCAGTTCAACTCCCGTCAGAATAGAATTGTGTATAATCAGACGCCTAGTGAAGAGAAG TTTGAAATGGAAGAAGATGAAATGTTATCCACCGTTCTGCCCGACTCTAGAGAAGAAAACGACCTTCCCGAGGAGTTTCCCAGAATCGAAGAGTTCGGCACCTTAAGTTCTATAGCTCGAATCCCCTATAAAGATTCCCACCTCCTCATAAATCTAGAGAAGCAGAAGCTAGAGATGGAAAGACAACGGTTAAGCATCGAAGCCGAGAGATTACAAGTAGAGAAAGAGAGATTACAAATCGAAAGAGAGCGGTTGCGGCACCTAGACATGGAGCACGAGAGACTGCAGCTTGAGAAAGAGCGTTTGCAGGTTGAACGAGAGAAGCTCCGCCTACAAGTCATGCACGCTGAGAAGGCCAACCTGGAGAGTGATTATGTGCCGGCAGAGAAGACTGTATCGCAACCCTTGGACATAGAAGCTGAAAAGTTAAAACTGGAAAGGGAACATCTTCAGCTCGAAAAGGAGAGGCTACAGCTCCTAAAGTTCGAGTCGGAGAAGCTTCACATAGAGAAGGAACGTCTTCAAGTCGAGAAGGAACGTCTACGGATTCAAAGAGAAGGCCATCTACAATAA